From Paenibacillus sp. PL2-23:
GTCCGGCGTCGTTCCGCTTGCAGGGAACGACTTGCCCCCATAACGCCATTCAATGGTGCCGATGACGCCGGAAGGCTTGCCGCTGTCATTCAAGATGCGCTCTATCAAATAAGTCGTAGTCGTCTTCCCGTTTGTGCCCGTCACGCCAATAACCTTCACTTGGCTGCTGGGATGGCCGTATACATAATCGGAGATTACGGCAGTCGCCAGTCTGCAGTCCTTCACGATCAGCTGCGGGACCTCAAGCGGCAGCTCGCGCTCGCACACAAGTGCGCTTGCCCCCCGCTTCACCGCGTCCGCAGCGAACGTATGGCCGTCCACTGTCAGACCCGGCACGCATAAGAACAGCCCACCCGGCTTCACCTTCCTGGAATCCTTCTCTACTCCTGTAATTTCCGTCTCCCCATCCCCGACCAAGCGGGCTGTAAGCAGCAAATCTGTAAGTTCGCTCAGACGCATATCCACCAAGCCTCCCTCGATAACTCTGACGGGATACTATATGCCGCCCAGAGCTGCCGTGTTAATGGCCCAGTTGCTTATACGCCTATTATACGTCTATAAAAGCGATGGTTAATGGGAATGCGTCTGCTCGACGTCCTCCTCGTCCCCGAGGTAAATCCGGATCGTGGAGCCGCGGTCTACTCGCGTGCCGGCCGCGGGAGCTTGTCGAATGACATATTGCCCTGTGCCTGCGGAAGTCAGATTAAAGTTCATATTCAAGTCCTCGTACAACTCCGAGACGCTTTTGCCTACAACGTTCGGCACGGTCACGATCGGCGTATCCCCGTATTTGTACAGCCGGTCGATCTGATTCTCGCGGGGCGGAATTTCGAGCACCGACAGGGCATCCTCCATCATGCCGCGAACAATGGGAGCAGCCACCAGACCGCCGAACTGAATGCCCTGCGGATTGTCGACCGCCACATAAATGACGATCTGTGGATCGTCCGCCGGCGCAAAGCCGATAAACGAAACAATATGCTCGTTCGGCGAATACCGCCCGTTGATAACCTTCTGCGCGGTGCCCGTCTTGCCGCCGACACGGTAGCCGTCGATAAACGCGTTACGTCCCGTTCCTTTGGCTACTACACTCTCCAGCGCCTCGCGAACCTGCTTCGACGTTTCCTCGGAGATCACCTTGCGGACCGCCTCAGGCTCAATCGTCTGTACGGTTTCTCCGGTTTCGCGGTTAATAAAGGATTTGGCCACGTGAGGCTTGTATAGCGTCCCCCCGTTGATGGCCGCAGACACCGCCGTAATCTGTTGAATCGGCGTGACGGACACGCCTTGGCCGAACGCTGTTGTCGCCAGCTCCACAGGACCAACCTGACTAAGCTTGAACAGGATGCCGTTTTCTTCCCCGCCGATGTCGATCCCTGTTTTGGTGCCGAAGCCGAAGTCCTTAATATATTGGAACAAAGTTTCCTTTCCGAGCCGGTTGCCTAACGTCACGAACCCGGGATTGCAGGAGTTTTCCACAACCTCCAAGAACGTCTGGCTGCCGTGGCCGCCCTTCTTCCAGCAGCGAAGCCTCGCTCCACCTATCTCGATGGCTCCGGGATCGAAGAACGTTTCATTCGTCAAGTCAACCTTCTTCTCCTCCAGAGCGGCTGCCAGTGTAATAATCTTAAACGTGGAGCCCGGCTCATACGTCATCCAGATGGGCAAATTCCGATTATACACCTCGGAGGCGACCTCCCTGTACTTGTCCGGCTCATAGGTCGGCCGGCTGGCCATGCCTAATATTTCGCCGTTGTTCGGGTCCATGGCAATGGCGATAATGCCGTCCGGCTGCAGCGCCGTCATGGCCTGATCCAGCTCGCGCTCCATAATGGTCTGAATTTCCTGGTCGATCGTCAGCTGCAGCGTCAGCCCTTCCTTCGGCTCGACATAAATGTCGGACGAATTCGGCATCTGACGCCCTGCGGCGTCGGATAACCAGGACACATTGCCCTGAATGCCTTTGAGCATATCGTCATATCTGGCCTCCACGCCAGTAAGCCCTTGATTGTCAATGCCCGTAAAGCCAAGCAGGTGAGCGGCAAGGCTGCCGTAAGGATAAAATCGTTTGTTGTCCTCCGCTACCACGATGCCGGGCAGCTCAAGCGCTTGAATCTCCTCCGCCTTTTCCTGCGAAAGCTTGCGGCCAGCCGTGCCCAGATTGACGATCATCGCCTTCTTGGTCAGAAAGCTCATCATCTTCTCTTCGGTTGAGCCCAGCATCCTTGCCAGCGTCTCAGCGGTTCCCTCCTTGTCCTTCACCTGGACAGGAATCGCCCACACGGTCGGTGAGCTGACGTTATAGGCCAGCCGGACGCCGTTGCGATCCCATATCTCGCCGCGGCTCCCCATATATGGAATATCCCGGCGCCAGGAATCCTCCGCTTTCGCAGACAGCTCCGCCCCTTCAATCAACTGTACATAAGCAAGTCGAATACATAACGCCAGAAAAGCAACACCCGCAAAAAGCAGCACCAGGAACAGCCGCCTTCGAACCGTCACGTTTGAAACCTTCACAATGGACCTCCCCCTTCGTACCGACGTACGCTGAATCGACCATAAAGCGTGCAGAAACACTCTATTCAGCCTATTCGGGACAAGGGGGGGATAGAACAAGCTTCCCGGACGAGGATATCAGTTTTCTGCGGCCTGTTCATCCTTCGGAGCAGGCTGCGCTTCGCCTTCGACGGCTTCCTCCTCCGACAAAGCGGCGACAGTGGCAGCTGCCTCGTCGTAAAGCTCGGAGCCTGCGGGCGGGAGCAGCTGCACCTTCACGATTCGGACGCCATTCTTCTCCTCCACCTGCTGGGAGACGACGTAGCCTGAGCCTTGCGGCAGGAGCTTCGCCCCTATAATCGAGGTCAGCTCCAGCGCGTCCCGCAGCGACACGCCGGTTAAATTCGGCACTGGCAGCTTATCCTTCTGCTCTGTTATGAGATATACCTTCTGTGTCGGGTGAATGATGGAGCCCTCCGACGGAATTTGCGCAAGCACCGTCCCGCCGTCTCCGACAATTTCATAGGATAACGCCTTGGCTTTCAGCTCATCCTTCGCCCTGGCAACCTGAAGCTTGCCCATGTCCGGCACAACGACCTTAATTTCGTTTGTTCCGGAATTCTCCTCCGGCACCCAATTAGGGGCTACGCCCATCTTCCGCAAGCTTTTGCGGACAATTTCCTGGAAGGCAGGCGCCGCGACCGAGCCGCCGCCCGCGTACCGGTCATTCGGCTCATCGACAGCAATGTAGAGTACAATACGCGGGTTGTCCACAGGCGCATAACCGATGAAGGACACCATGAACTTTTCCTCCGAATATCGGCCTCCGATATACTTCTGCGCCGTTCCCGTCTTGCCGGCCACGCGATAGCCTTCAATATAGGCGTTGCGGCCTGTGCCGATCTCCTGGTCGGAGACGACCTGCTCCAAATATTCGCCTACCTTGCGCGACGTATCCTCCGATATAACCTGACGAATGACCTTTGGCTCCGTCAGCATCGTGGTGTTGGTGTTCGGGTCGGTTACGCTCTTGATGACATGCGGCACCATCAGCTTGCCGCCGTTCGCGACGGCCGCTACTGCCGCGACCTGCTGAATCGCCGTCACCGAGACGCCTTGTCCGAAGGACGCCGCCGCAATGTCCATGTTGTATTGGAAGCGGATGGAGCCGGTCAGCTCATTGGGCAGCTCGATGCCCGTCTTTTGGCCAAAGCCGAATCTGGTGATATAATCTCTCAGTCTCTCCGCGCCGAGCCGCTCCAATCCAAGCTTGACAAACGCGACATTGCTGGAATATTTTAAGCCGTCAAGGAAGGAGATGGTCCCCCAGCCGTCAAGATTATGGTCCCTGATCACGTGAGTATCGCCCGGCACCTTATAGCGACCCGATTGATACAGCTCATCCGGGTTGAACAGGCCCTCCTCCACCGCGGCCGCAAGCGTCGCGATCTTGAACGTGGAGCCTGGCTCGTACAGCGACCCGACGGCGTGGTTGAACATGTTGGCGTAAGGAGCGTCCCAGTAGGCATTGGGATTAAACTCCGGCATATTGGCCATCGCCAATATTTCCATCGTCTGGGGATCCGCAGCAATAGCAGTCGCGCTCTTGGGCTGGTATTTCTCCATGATGCCTCGCAGCGCTTCTTCCACATACCACTGAATGTCATTGTCAATCGTGAGGGCGATGCTGCTGCCATCCTGCTGGGGCTTGTATTCGATCTCGCCCTCTGAGAGCTGGACTCTCACACCATCCTTCTGATAGCGGAAGATGCCGTCCGTGCCCGTCAGCTGCTCGTCAAAATAAGCCTCGATACCCGTTTTGTTCTCCCGATTCACATCGATATAGCCCACCAGCTGCGACGCTAGTGTATCGCGGGGATATTCGCGTTTGAGCGTCTCATCGATCATAATGCCCGTATCGTAGCCTAGCTTCTTCTTCAGGAGCTCTTCTTTCAGCTCGTTACGGAACGCTGTCAGCTCATCCGCTGTCTGCTTCTCGATTTGCCATCCGCCTCTGCGGAGCTCCCGGTGGGCATAGAATTCGCCATTCTCCTTCTTCGCGGTTACCGCCTTGCGAATGTCGCTTTCGGGGGCGTCCAGCGTTTCCTGCAGCCCCTTCACAACCTCCTCCGTAATGCCAAGCTCGTGAATGAGCTTGGGATTAACGGATACATTGTAAGCGATCGTATCCATAGCAAGCACGTTGCCGTTCCGATCCGTTATGGTGCCCCGCTTGGCTGTCAGCTTGTCGGCCGCAGCCCAGCGCGCCTTCGCTTTCTCGTAATAGAAATCTCCTTGCAACACTTGCACATAGAATATTCTACCAATCAGAATGAGAAAAAGGAGGGTCATTACCCCTCCAAATAACAGCGTCCGCAGCCTAATTCTTTTGTTCATATGGTCACACCCTATTCGCGCATAGCCGTGCTTAAGCCGTCATTATCTTTTTTGACTGTAATGCCGTTGTCCGAGGTCCTTACCATGCCCTGCAGCTCGGCCATTTCCCTGATCCGCTCTGGATTGCTGAGCCTTTCGACCTGCCGCTTCAGCTCCTCGAGCTCGACGTTCATCGTCTCGTAATCGGCATTCATCCCTTTGATTTGCACATTCATATCATAGATTTGAGCGTAGCGAGAGAGGATAACCCCGGCCACCACCACGCAAATGATTACGGTAAAAAGATAAAGAAGCTTTTCCTGCATGGGCAAGGATTTACGTTTAACGACAACTTTTCGAGTTTCGCGAATGACTTCCTGCTGCTGCGGCTTGCGCTTCGGCTGAAGCGCAAGGTTTCCATTTACGTATGCCACTAGTTATCCCCCTCTTATCAAATAATTCACTTAAAGTGGTTGTTCAAACAACCTCTTAAAGCTTTTGCGCAATTCTTAGTTTGGCCGAGCGCGCACGCGGGTTTAGCTCAAGCTCCCGCTCCCCCGGCGCGATTGGCTTGCGATTTACAAGCTTCAGCACGCCCTTGTTACCGCATACGCATAACGGGAAGTCAGGCGGGCAAGTACACTTCTCCACATATTTGGCGAATATTTGCTTGCAGATCCGGTCCTCCAGCGAGTGAAAGGTGATGACCGAGGCTCTGCCGCCAGGAGCGAGACAGCGGACCGCCGCCTCAAGCGCCTCCTCCTCCGCGCCCAGCTCGTCATTCACCGCAATGCGCAGCGCCTGGAAGGAGCGTTTGGCGGGATGCGGCCCCGTCCTCCTCGTTGCAGCGGGAATAGAGAGCTTGATCAGCTCCGCTAGCTCGCCCGTCTTCTCGATTGGCGCGGCCTCGCGAGCCTTCACGATGTTACGGGCAATGCTCCTCGCGAACTTCTCCTCGCCATAACGATCCAGGATGCGGGCAATTTCGCGTTCCTCCCAAGTGTTGACGATGTCATGCGCCGTCAGCTCCTCCTCCCGATCCATCCGCATGTCAAGCGGCGCATCGTGATTATAGCTGAATCCTCTCTCCGCCTCGTCCAGCTGTGGACTCGACACCCCCAGATCGAACAGAAACCCGTCCACCTGCGGCAGACCATCCTTCATAGGGACGTCGCAGCCTATCAGCTCCTGCTCCAAATACCGGAAGTTGCTTCTAACCAGCGTCACTTTATCCATATAAGGAGCAAGCCTCTTGCGCGCGTTGTCCAGCGCCCAGTCGTCCTGGTCGAATGCGATCAAACGTCCTCCCGCGCCCAGGCGTGAGGCAATAAGCTCGCTATGCCCCGCTCCCCCAAGCGTGCAATCGACGTAAATGCCGTCCGGCTTGATCGCCAGACCGTCAACCGCTTCCTCCAATAAAACCGTTACATGCTGAAACACGCTTTATGTCCTCCTGTTTCTCGCTATCCTGCTAAGCGTTTATCCATCTAGAAGTTGAAATCGAAATCAACCAGCTTCTCGGCGATTTCGTTGAAGGTCTGCTCGGACTGCTCGTAGTAGCCGTCCCATGTTCCCTTGCTCCATATTTCCACCCTGCCTGATACGCCGAGCACCATACAATCCTTGTCCAGCTTGGCATATTCCCGCAGGTGGCTGGGTATATTTACCCTTCCCTGTTTGTCCAGCTCGCATTCCGTCGCCCCCGAGAAAAAAAACCGGGTAAACGCCCTCGCGTCCGACTTCATGAGCGGAAGCGACTTCAGCTTCTGCTCCAGCGCGCTCCACTCCGTCATGGGATAGACGAACAAGCAATGATCGAGGCCGCGCGTAGCAATGAAGGTTGTTCCAAGCGCTTCGCGGAATTTGGCAGGAATAATTAGCCGACCCTTGTCGTCGATGCTATGCTGATATTCCCCCATAAACATAATTCCGCTCCACTCCTTCCCCCATACACTCCACTTTGCCCCACTTTCCCCCACTGAATACAGTAGTTCGCCACCTAAAATAAAAATCCTGCTCCATGAGCAGGATTTTTGAAAAATTATTTTAACCTGTTAAGTTTCCTTATCCGGTTGATCGGGCGCCTCCGCCGCAGCGGACGATGGTGCCGATGGAGCGATCGACTCGCCATAGGCCGCCTTCCTCCCGCCTGCGCCGACTCTCCGTCGACGCCTCACGGCCATAAGGATCGGCACGAGAACGACCGCCAGCACAGCGGCTACAGGCAACGCGCCAGCTGCCATAATGATCAGCAGCTTCACACCTTCCACGACCACCTCGAAGCTGC
This genomic window contains:
- the mraZ gene encoding division/cell wall cluster transcriptional repressor MraZ — encoded protein: MFMGEYQHSIDDKGRLIIPAKFREALGTTFIATRGLDHCLFVYPMTEWSALEQKLKSLPLMKSDARAFTRFFFSGATECELDKQGRVNIPSHLREYAKLDKDCMVLGVSGRVEIWSKGTWDGYYEQSEQTFNEIAEKLVDFDFNF
- the rsmH gene encoding 16S rRNA (cytosine(1402)-N(4))-methyltransferase RsmH; the encoded protein is MFQHVTVLLEEAVDGLAIKPDGIYVDCTLGGAGHSELIASRLGAGGRLIAFDQDDWALDNARKRLAPYMDKVTLVRSNFRYLEQELIGCDVPMKDGLPQVDGFLFDLGVSSPQLDEAERGFSYNHDAPLDMRMDREEELTAHDIVNTWEEREIARILDRYGEEKFARSIARNIVKAREAAPIEKTGELAELIKLSIPAATRRTGPHPAKRSFQALRIAVNDELGAEEEALEAAVRCLAPGGRASVITFHSLEDRICKQIFAKYVEKCTCPPDFPLCVCGNKGVLKLVNRKPIAPGERELELNPRARSAKLRIAQKL
- a CDS encoding stage V sporulation protein D — encoded protein: MKVSNVTVRRRLFLVLLFAGVAFLALCIRLAYVQLIEGAELSAKAEDSWRRDIPYMGSRGEIWDRNGVRLAYNVSSPTVWAIPVQVKDKEGTAETLARMLGSTEEKMMSFLTKKAMIVNLGTAGRKLSQEKAEEIQALELPGIVVAEDNKRFYPYGSLAAHLLGFTGIDNQGLTGVEARYDDMLKGIQGNVSWLSDAAGRQMPNSSDIYVEPKEGLTLQLTIDQEIQTIMERELDQAMTALQPDGIIAIAMDPNNGEILGMASRPTYEPDKYREVASEVYNRNLPIWMTYEPGSTFKIITLAAALEEKKVDLTNETFFDPGAIEIGGARLRCWKKGGHGSQTFLEVVENSCNPGFVTLGNRLGKETLFQYIKDFGFGTKTGIDIGGEENGILFKLSQVGPVELATTAFGQGVSVTPIQQITAVSAAINGGTLYKPHVAKSFINRETGETVQTIEPEAVRKVISEETSKQVREALESVVAKGTGRNAFIDGYRVGGKTGTAQKVINGRYSPNEHIVSFIGFAPADDPQIVIYVAVDNPQGIQFGGLVAAPIVRGMMEDALSVLEIPPRENQIDRLYKYGDTPIVTVPNVVGKSVSELYEDLNMNFNLTSAGTGQYVIRQAPAAGTRVDRGSTIRIYLGDEEDVEQTHSH
- the ftsL gene encoding cell division protein FtsL translates to MAYVNGNLALQPKRKPQQQEVIRETRKVVVKRKSLPMQEKLLYLFTVIICVVVAGVILSRYAQIYDMNVQIKGMNADYETMNVELEELKRQVERLSNPERIREMAELQGMVRTSDNGITVKKDNDGLSTAMRE
- a CDS encoding penicillin-binding transpeptidase domain-containing protein, with protein sequence MNKRIRLRTLLFGGVMTLLFLILIGRIFYVQVLQGDFYYEKAKARWAAADKLTAKRGTITDRNGNVLAMDTIAYNVSVNPKLIHELGITEEVVKGLQETLDAPESDIRKAVTAKKENGEFYAHRELRRGGWQIEKQTADELTAFRNELKEELLKKKLGYDTGIMIDETLKREYPRDTLASQLVGYIDVNRENKTGIEAYFDEQLTGTDGIFRYQKDGVRVQLSEGEIEYKPQQDGSSIALTIDNDIQWYVEEALRGIMEKYQPKSATAIAADPQTMEILAMANMPEFNPNAYWDAPYANMFNHAVGSLYEPGSTFKIATLAAAVEEGLFNPDELYQSGRYKVPGDTHVIRDHNLDGWGTISFLDGLKYSSNVAFVKLGLERLGAERLRDYITRFGFGQKTGIELPNELTGSIRFQYNMDIAAASFGQGVSVTAIQQVAAVAAVANGGKLMVPHVIKSVTDPNTNTTMLTEPKVIRQVISEDTSRKVGEYLEQVVSDQEIGTGRNAYIEGYRVAGKTGTAQKYIGGRYSEEKFMVSFIGYAPVDNPRIVLYIAVDEPNDRYAGGGSVAAPAFQEIVRKSLRKMGVAPNWVPEENSGTNEIKVVVPDMGKLQVARAKDELKAKALSYEIVGDGGTVLAQIPSEGSIIHPTQKVYLITEQKDKLPVPNLTGVSLRDALELTSIIGAKLLPQGSGYVVSQQVEEKNGVRIVKVQLLPPAGSELYDEAAATVAALSEEEAVEGEAQPAPKDEQAAEN